From the Thermomicrobiales bacterium genome, the window TTCTGGGGTTGAAGACTCTCCCACGCGACCAATGGTTGCAGGCTGGGGTCCATGTGGGCCTCCATGTCAGTGACGCTGTGCGACAAATCCGCTCAATCCTTCTGCAGCAGGCGCGGCTCGCCAACGCCGGCGGCCTCCAGCACATGGTCAACCACACGCTGCAGCTCATCGCGCTCCGATTGCTCCAGCGGATCCAGCAGGTGTGCCAGCATCTCGCGCCGGCGGCCGCGCCAGGCTTCGATCTGCGCCTTGCCTGAGTCAGTGAGGCTCACGCGCACGACGCGCTCATCGTCGGCACAGCGAGCGCGCCGCACCAGGCCATCGCGCTCCAGCCGCTTGCAGGCCGTCGTCGTCGAGCTTTGCGAGATACCGAGCGCCGTCGCCAACTCGCCGATGCTCGACTGACCGCGCAAGTTCAGGTGACGCAACAACCAGTACTGCTGGGCTGTGATCTCCCCATGCTCAATCGGGCTCGACAACAGATGCAGCTCGCGCCAGAGCATCATCAAGCTTTCCGTCAGCCGATCAGTTGGCATGCTCGCGGCTCCCTTACTCCCGCTAAGTATATTGACAATGCATGTATTTGCGGTACTGGCAGTGCTTCGAATAGAACACGCTCCCTGATCATCCATAATACGGCTTGCAATATACCCCTGGGGGGTATATTATTCCTTGAGGATGCTGAAGAGTGCGCACTCCGCAGCACGTCCGAAACATCTGGAGCTTGCCCGCGCTTCCCCGACTGCGCGCTGATGCACGGCTGGTAATGAGGGCGAGCACCAGACGAACCGACGAGAGCCGGATCGAACGACGGGACGGCGAGCGGAAGATACGGATATGAATCACAACCACAATGGGCACCCGAGCCCAAACACCCATCAACACCAGCATGAGCCGCGGCGGACGAACGAGCGTCATGACCACGCTACACACGCGGGCCACCACGCCGAGCATGCAGAACCGGCTATGCAAGCGCATGAGCATCACGAGCAACACGGCGGCCACGGTGGGCATGGCAATCACGCCACCGAGTTCCGCAACCTGTTCTGGATCATGCTGATCCTCGCGATACCGGTCGTCGCCTTCTCGCCGATGTTCGCCGATCTGGTCGGCTACAGCGTCCCCGACTGGTCCGGCTGGATCTCGCCGATCCTCGGCACAGTTGTCTATTTCTGGGGTGGCTGGCCGTTCCTGACTGGCGCGCGTGATGAGATTCGCGCCCGTGCCCCCGGTATGATGCTGCTCATTGGTCTGGCGATCAGCGTCGCATTTCTGGCGTCGTGGGGCGCAAAGCTCGAAGTCTTACCGCATGATCTCGATTTCTGGTGGGAGCTGGCTCTCCTCATCGTCATCATGCTGCTGGGCCACTGGCTGGAAATGCGCTCGCTCGCTCAGACAACCTCAGCGCTCGACTCACTCGCCGCACTCCTGCCCGACGAGGCCGAGCGCGTTGATGGCGACCAGATAGTCAGTGTTCCTCCCAGTGAGTTGCAGGTCGGCGACATCGTCCTCGTTCGACCGGGTGGGCGGGTTCCTGCCGATGGCCGTGTCGTCCAGGGAACAGCCAGCGTGGACGAGTCGATGATCACTGGCGAATCCCAGCCGGTCCGTCGTGGCGAGGGCGATAGCGTCGTCGCCGGCACGGTCGCAACCGACTCTGGCCTGCGCGTTGAGATCACCGCGGTTGGTGACGACACCACCCTTGCCGGCATCCAGGCACTCGTCGCACAAGCGCAGAACTCGTCCTCGCGGGCGCAGCGCATCGCCGATCGCGCAGCGGGGCTGCTGTTCTGGTTCGCGCTCAGCGCTGCCGTGCTGACCGCGATTATCTGGGCCGTCGTTGGTCTGCCGGACGAAGGTGTCGTTCGAACGATCACCGTCCTTGTCATCGCCTGCCCGCACGCCCTCGGCCTGGCTATTCCGCTCGTCGTCTCGATCGCCACTGAGCGCTCCGCCCGGGCCGGCATTCTGATCAAGGATCGGCTGGCGCTGGAGAGCATGCGCACGGTCGACACCGTGCTGTTCGACAAGACCGGCACGCTCACCAAGGGGGCACCGGTGGTGGTCGAAATCGTCTCTGCTGGCGAGATGCCGCCTGACCGCCTGCTGGCGCTGGCCGCCGCGGCCGAGGCCGAATCCGAACATCCACTGGCGAAGGCCATTGTCAGCGAGGCGCAGAAGCGCGCTATCGCCGTCCCGCCCGCAGCCGACTTTTCCTCGGCACCGGCAGTTGGCGTGCGCGCCATCGTTGATAGCCGGGTAGTCCAGGTCGGCGGACCAAACCTGCTGGAGCAGGAAGGCGGACACGAGCTGGAGGTGGCCAATGACTGGCGACGCGAGGGCGCGATCATCCTGCATGTCCTCGTCGATTCGGTCGTTGCCGGCGCGCTCCGGCTGGCCGACGAAATTCGGCCCGAGTCGTTCGACGCCATTCGTGATCTCCACCGACGATCACTCCAGGTGGTGATGATCACTGGTGACGCCGAAGCGGTTGCAGCCTCAGTTGCCCGCGAGCTGGGCATTGATGAGTACTTCGCTGGCGTCCGCCCTGAGGACAAGGCTGCACGGGTCCAGGAGCTGCAATCTCGCGGTCAGAAGGTTGCGATGGTTGGTGATGGCGTGAATGACGCACCAGCGCTTGCGCAGGCTGATGTCGGCATCGCTATCGGTGCCGGGACGGATGTCGCGATCGCGTCGGCCGGTGTCATCCTTGCGAGCGACGATCCACGGGCCGTCTCATCGGTGATCAAGCTATCGGAGGCGACCTATCGCAAGATGAAGCAGAACCTGTGGTGGGCTGCTGGCTACAACCTGATCGCTGTGCCACTGGCAGCCGGTATCCTCGCGCCAGTCGGCTTTGTTCTGCCAATGGCCGTCGGTGCAACGCTCATGTCTCTGTCGACAATCGTCGTCGCGCTCAACGCTCAACTGCTCCGTCGACTGAACCTGCGGCCGGCAGCGCTCGCCACCACCCCTGCCTGATCCAACGACCAGCCGACTAAAGAATTGCAGGCACCAGAAATCCATTGACATTCAATGCTATTGAGGTGCACACTTCTCCGGTTCTTTCGCGGGGCTGGGTGGCAGGAAGTGAGACCGAATGGCACGGACGTCGACGCACACACGCAGTGGGCAAGCAGTTCCAATCAGCGATGCAGCCGCATCACAATCCGTTAGCCCACGCTCAATAGCGATCTTCGCGGTTGTCTCGCTCGCATTGCTCATGGCCAGCATCGACTCAACCATTGTGGCCGTCGGCCTGCCGGAGATGATGGCCGGGCTGAACACGAACCTCGTCTGGATCTCGTGGGTCATCACCGGCTACAGCCTGACGCAGACGGTCATGATGCCGATGGCCGGCAAGCTGAGCGATGATCTCGGCCGCAAGCGCCTGTTCCTCGGCTGCGTCGTCCTCTTCACCGTCAGCTCACTGCTCTGCGCCATCGCCCCAAGTGTCGAATTGCTGATCGCCTTCCGCGTTCTTCAGGCAGTCGGTGGCGGCGCGTTCCTGCCGTCGGCCGCCGGCATCGTCAGCGATGTCTTCAGCGCCGAGCATCGCGGCACGGCAATCGGGCTGTTCACCAGCGTCTTCCCGATCGGCGGCATCATCGGCCCGAACGTCGGCGGCTGGATGATCGACAACTTCGGCTGGCGCTCGATCTTCTCAGTCAACGTCCCGATCGGCGTCCTGCTGTTCATCACCGGCATCATCCTGCTGCCGGCCGGTGGTCGGATCGTCTCGCGTCGCAGCATCGACCTGGTCGGCGCCGGCGCGTTCGCCACCGGTGTCGTCGCGCTGATGTATGGCATGAGCATCTGGGGCAACCACGTCAGTTTCGAGTGGCAGGTCGGCCTGTGGATCATCATCGGCCTCATCGCGCTGGTGCTGTTCGTCCGCCATGAAGCACGCACGCCGGACCCGATGATCGATTTGCGGCTGCTGAAGGAGCGCGCATTCCTCGCCGCAAATCTCTACAACTTCCTCTACGGCGGCCTCGTCTTCGGCTTCTTCAGCTTCATCCCGCTCTACGCCACGGTTGAATACGGCATGTCCGCCAGCCAGGCCGGCTTCATCCTGACGCCGCGCGCGATCGCGATGATCAGCCTGTCGACCATCTCGTCATTCCTGCTGATTCGCTTCGGCTACCGCATCCCGATGATCGTCGGCATCGTCCTGATCAGCATTGGCCTGTTTATCACCGGACAGGGCTTGCACGACCCGACGATCTTCGGCTTCGAGATGGGCAACCTGGCGTTCCTCTCGCTGACAATCGCCATCACCGGCCTCGGC encodes:
- a CDS encoding DHA2 family efflux MFS transporter permease subunit; the protein is MARTSTHTRSGQAVPISDAAASQSVSPRSIAIFAVVSLALLMASIDSTIVAVGLPEMMAGLNTNLVWISWVITGYSLTQTVMMPMAGKLSDDLGRKRLFLGCVVLFTVSSLLCAIAPSVELLIAFRVLQAVGGGAFLPSAAGIVSDVFSAEHRGTAIGLFTSVFPIGGIIGPNVGGWMIDNFGWRSIFSVNVPIGVLLFITGIILLPAGGRIVSRRSIDLVGAGAFATGVVALMYGMSIWGNHVSFEWQVGLWIIIGLIALVLFVRHEARTPDPMIDLRLLKERAFLAANLYNFLYGGLVFGFFSFIPLYATVEYGMSASQAGFILTPRAIAMISLSTISSFLLIRFGYRIPMIVGIVLISIGLFITGQGLHDPTIFGFEMGNLAFLSLTIAITGLGVGIGGPAANNAALDLMPEAVARITGLRGMFRSSGGVLGTAMIVLVLAHFDDQARGLEFIFTGLSFLILLIIPVVFLIPDTARNRRKAQLQGTPRFASEE
- the cadA gene encoding cadmium-translocating P-type ATPase, giving the protein MQAHEHHEQHGGHGGHGNHATEFRNLFWIMLILAIPVVAFSPMFADLVGYSVPDWSGWISPILGTVVYFWGGWPFLTGARDEIRARAPGMMLLIGLAISVAFLASWGAKLEVLPHDLDFWWELALLIVIMLLGHWLEMRSLAQTTSALDSLAALLPDEAERVDGDQIVSVPPSELQVGDIVLVRPGGRVPADGRVVQGTASVDESMITGESQPVRRGEGDSVVAGTVATDSGLRVEITAVGDDTTLAGIQALVAQAQNSSSRAQRIADRAAGLLFWFALSAAVLTAIIWAVVGLPDEGVVRTITVLVIACPHALGLAIPLVVSIATERSARAGILIKDRLALESMRTVDTVLFDKTGTLTKGAPVVVEIVSAGEMPPDRLLALAAAAEAESEHPLAKAIVSEAQKRAIAVPPAADFSSAPAVGVRAIVDSRVVQVGGPNLLEQEGGHELEVANDWRREGAIILHVLVDSVVAGALRLADEIRPESFDAIRDLHRRSLQVVMITGDAEAVAASVARELGIDEYFAGVRPEDKAARVQELQSRGQKVAMVGDGVNDAPALAQADVGIAIGAGTDVAIASAGVILASDDPRAVSSVIKLSEATYRKMKQNLWWAAGYNLIAVPLAAGILAPVGFVLPMAVGATLMSLSTIVVALNAQLLRRLNLRPAALATTPA
- a CDS encoding MarR family transcriptional regulator, translating into MPTDRLTESLMMLWRELHLLSSPIEHGEITAQQYWLLRHLNLRGQSSIGELATALGISQSSTTTACKRLERDGLVRRARCADDERVVRVSLTDSGKAQIEAWRGRRREMLAHLLDPLEQSERDELQRVVDHVLEAAGVGEPRLLQKD